In Planctomycetaceae bacterium, a single window of DNA contains:
- a CDS encoding DUF6616 family protein gives MYLYVEMWNAKPSWLGLPQGQREAFMKKVDAFLATIKPEDAEVYGCCVNDGDTMPRAGYAYLVVWKVRDKSCVKAIADGTAAVGFYDYFDQVNIGGNQLTADELVGALMSL, from the coding sequence ATGTATCTGTATGTTGAAATGTGGAACGCCAAACCATCATGGCTCGGACTGCCGCAGGGTCAGCGAGAGGCATTCATGAAGAAAGTGGATGCATTTCTTGCAACGATCAAGCCTGAAGATGCCGAAGTCTATGGCTGCTGCGTTAATGATGGCGACACCATGCCCAGAGCCGGATATGCCTATCTGGTTGTCTGGAAAGTCAGGGATAAATCCTGCGTCAAGGCAATTGCAGACGGTACGGCTGCTGTTGGTTTTTACGACTACTTTGACCAGGTGAACATTGGCGGAAACCAGCTGACCGCAGACGAACTTGTTGGCGCTTTGATGTCGCTCTAG
- a CDS encoding DUF6616 family protein: MYWYMETWRAKQAWLDLDEEGRLAFATSVKALLDTLFSDDLKLLGCVITDEDTQLHGGYQYAAVWQATDRSHIAKIEDGTEKIGWHKYFEQVNHGSELKSAEAVIGHMLQL; this comes from the coding sequence ATGTATTGGTACATGGAAACGTGGCGGGCAAAGCAGGCCTGGCTGGACCTTGACGAAGAAGGTCGGCTTGCCTTCGCAACCAGCGTCAAGGCTCTGCTCGACACGTTATTCAGTGACGACCTGAAACTGCTGGGTTGCGTTATAACGGACGAAGACACTCAGTTGCACGGTGGCTATCAGTATGCTGCCGTCTGGCAGGCGACCGATCGATCACACATTGCAAAGATCGAAGACGGAACGGAGAAGATCGGATGGCATAAATATTTTGAGCAGGTCAATCACGGTAGTGAGCTGAAAAGCGCGGAAGCCGTCATTGGCCATATGTTGCAGCTGTGA
- a CDS encoding DJ-1/PfpI family protein, which yields MTQAPVMKVAVVVFDGFTALDAYGPVEAFWACSPGQPVKCFECFTVGTSAGAAMSGEGIATVAQYAFTDAPAWDILLVPGGLGTRKLVDDQVFLNQLAAASERSKITATVCTGAALLARTGLLDGRRATSNKLAWDWVIQQGPKVLWQRHARWVDDQSIITSSGVSSGIDMALGLIERLCGKHTATEAARKMEYVWNQDPDDDPFSPAV from the coding sequence ATGACACAAGCTCCCGTGATGAAAGTTGCTGTCGTTGTCTTCGATGGTTTCACGGCTCTGGATGCATATGGTCCGGTAGAAGCATTCTGGGCATGTTCCCCCGGACAGCCCGTAAAGTGTTTCGAATGCTTCACAGTGGGCACCAGCGCCGGGGCGGCTATGAGTGGTGAAGGAATTGCAACCGTTGCTCAATATGCATTCACTGATGCCCCTGCCTGGGACATCCTTCTGGTGCCAGGTGGCCTCGGAACGCGCAAACTTGTCGATGACCAGGTGTTCCTCAATCAACTCGCAGCGGCCAGCGAACGCTCGAAGATCACCGCGACCGTCTGCACCGGCGCTGCTTTATTGGCACGAACAGGATTACTGGATGGGCGGAGGGCGACATCAAACAAACTTGCCTGGGACTGGGTCATCCAGCAGGGCCCGAAGGTGCTCTGGCAAAGACACGCACGCTGGGTTGACGATCAGAGCATCATCACGTCGTCCGGTGTTTCTTCCGGCATCGACATGGCACTGGGACTCATTGAGCGACTCTGCGGCAAACACACTGCAACCGAGGCCGCCCGGAAAATGGAATATGTATGGAACCAGGATCCTGATGATGATCCGTTTTCACCAGCCGTATGA
- a CDS encoding DUF1003 domain-containing protein gives MTNNHKTTCSVCGKLFSLSDLTPGRFVRPLMFDRILTEHPGWNADAYICHEDLNHYRSLYVQDVLEQERGELSTLEREVVESLRQHDVLTQNLNDEADEAMTFGQQLADKVATFGGSWTFILIFTGVLIVWITINSLALFRRPFDPFPFILLNLVLSCLAAIQAPIIMMSQNRQNEKDRLKADNDYRVNLKAELEIRHLHSKMDLLLTHQWQRLLEIQQVQTDLLEEIGKRH, from the coding sequence ATGACAAATAACCATAAGACGACATGCAGTGTCTGCGGTAAACTTTTTTCACTGTCGGATCTGACTCCCGGTCGATTTGTTCGTCCGTTGATGTTTGATCGAATTCTGACAGAACATCCGGGCTGGAACGCGGATGCGTATATCTGCCATGAGGACCTGAATCATTATCGGAGTTTGTATGTTCAGGATGTGCTGGAGCAGGAACGTGGCGAATTGTCGACACTGGAACGTGAAGTTGTTGAAAGTCTGCGTCAGCACGATGTGCTGACGCAGAATCTCAATGATGAAGCTGATGAAGCGATGACCTTTGGGCAGCAGTTGGCTGACAAAGTTGCCACCTTTGGTGGTAGCTGGACGTTCATTTTGATTTTTACCGGCGTGCTGATTGTCTGGATCACGATCAATTCACTGGCTCTGTTCCGCAGGCCATTCGATCCGTTTCCGTTTATTCTGCTGAACCTGGTCTTGTCGTGTCTTGCCGCTATTCAGGCACCAATCATCATGATGAGCCAGAATCGACAGAACGAAAAAGATCGACTGAAAGCGGATAACGATTATCGCGTGAATCTGAAGGCAGAACTTGAGATTCGCCATTTACATTCCAAGATGGATCTGCTGCTTACACACCAATGGCAGCGGCTTCTCGAAATTCAGCAGGTACAAACGGATTTGCTGGAAGAAATCGGCAAACGTCATTGA
- a CDS encoding NAD(P)/FAD-dependent oxidoreductase — protein MNEADKKRKRHVVIVGGGFGGLETARRLRKADVRISLVDRHNYHLFQPLLYQVATGGLSPANIATPLRNILRKQSNCEILLAEVVDVDINKKRLIFADGEIHFDDLVVAAGATHSYFGREDWALNAPGLKSIDDATNIRRRIFLAFEAAEREADPDIRRALMTFVIVGGGPTGVELAGALSEIAQHTLKHDFRHIHPEDARILLVEASEHVLAHYPEDLCRRAADKIRSRGIEIHVHTKVTELTEGHVKLTSADGESIVQTRTVLWAAGVRANPLGKIVATACGVETDRAGRVPVTPQLNVDGHEHIFVIGDIAMCLNEAGKPLPGLAPVAMKQGEFVARRITDRIAGRKDATSFRYVDRGTMATIGRAAAVAQIGQKQFCGFFAWLLWLVVHLLQIVQYQNRVLILCQWAWSYLTFNRSSRLITGETSVVIQSAQQQPQVKSGKSAS, from the coding sequence TTGAACGAGGCTGACAAGAAACGGAAACGACATGTGGTGATCGTTGGTGGTGGGTTTGGTGGCCTGGAAACTGCCCGGCGCCTGCGAAAGGCCGATGTTCGGATTTCACTGGTTGATCGCCATAACTATCACCTTTTTCAGCCGCTGCTGTACCAGGTCGCAACTGGTGGACTTTCTCCGGCCAACATTGCAACACCCCTGCGAAATATTCTGCGTAAACAGTCGAACTGCGAAATCCTGCTGGCCGAAGTCGTCGACGTTGATATCAATAAGAAGCGTTTGATCTTCGCTGATGGCGAAATTCATTTCGACGATCTGGTGGTTGCAGCCGGGGCAACTCACAGTTACTTCGGGCGCGAAGACTGGGCATTGAACGCACCGGGACTGAAGTCCATTGACGATGCGACCAACATCAGGCGACGCATTTTTCTGGCATTTGAAGCGGCAGAACGCGAAGCAGATCCGGATATTCGCAGGGCCCTGATGACGTTTGTTATTGTTGGGGGTGGACCAACAGGCGTCGAACTTGCCGGAGCGTTGTCCGAGATCGCTCAACATACCCTGAAACACGACTTCAGGCACATTCATCCTGAAGATGCTCGAATTCTGTTGGTTGAAGCGAGCGAACATGTTTTGGCGCACTATCCCGAAGATCTTTGTCGGCGAGCAGCTGATAAAATCCGTTCGCGCGGGATCGAAATTCATGTCCACACGAAAGTCACGGAATTAACGGAAGGCCACGTGAAGTTGACGAGCGCTGATGGTGAGTCAATTGTGCAAACAAGAACGGTACTCTGGGCGGCAGGGGTCCGGGCCAATCCGCTCGGGAAGATCGTCGCTACGGCGTGTGGCGTCGAGACGGATCGGGCAGGTCGTGTCCCCGTGACACCGCAGTTAAATGTCGATGGACACGAACATATTTTCGTCATTGGGGACATCGCGATGTGCCTGAACGAAGCTGGAAAGCCTCTTCCCGGGCTGGCTCCTGTGGCCATGAAACAGGGTGAGTTTGTCGCCAGAAGAATTACTGACCGAATTGCTGGTCGGAAGGACGCCACGTCGTTTCGGTATGTGGACCGTGGCACAATGGCGACGATTGGTCGCGCGGCCGCGGTGGCACAGATTGGCCAGAAACAGTTTTGCGGTTTTTTTGCCTGGTTGCTGTGGCTTGTTGTTCATTTGCTGCAGATCGTGCAATATCAGAACCGGGTTCTGATATTGTGCCAGTGGGCGTGGAGCTATCTGACCTTCAACCGCAGCTCGCGCTTAATTACCGGGGAAACGTCAGTGGTCATCCAGAGTGCTCAACAGCAGCCTCAGGTCAAATCCGGCAAGTCAGCATCTTAA
- a CDS encoding c-type cytochrome has product MPTSPDSFSRLTTSRRWLLALVVLLMQSWSVPAQEKNPFALGVRETEPLTAEQELTTFRLPPGFRVELVASEPQIAKPMNLAFDTRGRLWVSSSEEYPFAAKSDSVPRDTIRILEDTDGDGRTDKVTTFADKLNIPIGLYPYRDGVICFSIPNIMFLRDTDGDDICDVREVLYGPFDTTRDTHGMNNSFRRGSDGWIYACHGFNNRSEVKGRDGNVVSMSSGNTYRFQPDGSRIEHFTHGQVNPFGMAIDQFDDILTADCHTKPVTLLIQGGYYESFGKPHDGLGYVPNVMEHLHGSTAIGGIALGQHTSFPSEFQRSSFGGNVMTSRINRNTLEHVGSTVKAIEQPDLMSTSDPWFRPVDMIAGPDGSLYVADFYNRIIGHYEVDLYHPGRDRHRGRIWKISYVGDGSTGEVQSTDVTRLSPSVLVERLATANYQTARMIADHITDEMGLDSADRKQTVLDLKKALKETSPVKRQRSLRILQRMGQLNFTELKEAATDTDELVRLHAFRALNTASPESVSGLTAMAVQDLLQKGFSDSSPLVRRAAVIAAARHTRRSSIPLLLKLLASIPTDDVHLRHATRMTLRDHLRNEDWFRDLTSGPLTDFESGVVADLCLALKTPAAGEFIASNLASLAKSNPGQLSEMVQFAAAYVSPISAELVAETVQKEFPENESLQLSLLTSMAAGLQQRGMTAPAAVNRWAEHRVLSLLGMTSPNDLESLHVVQALPWQNLKHPSFPDEQDAWTVSYSRRSSDGMQNTPLHSSFENGEQRTGIYRSSPFELTEKLSFYVAGHDGIPSMPLKGNNYIRLRDANTNELFLETPPRRNDVAQRVEWETSKWRGRMAVVELVDGDSSGAYAWMSVGRFSDERLNPDRGPQKREQACQLIALYELRSLEPAIQHLIQRDGLSRSEIRAMASALIRLQPDSRLSAVSLIPSIAGTPSEVVQAAIELIVNRRVEEAREVLARAAVFATSAEQLQIAEQLTVDQHGSEVLVALIEAGKMSARLLTRPTVSQRLLVANTVLQDRIRNLTASLPDENAAIEKLIAKRRKDHASASASVAAGAEIFRKNCAVCHQVAGEGRKVGPNLDGIGNRGLDRVVEDVLAPNRNVDVAFRTSTVVTVDGRALTGLVRELEGDRLSITDSQGRETLLPVSEAEERIQSALSPMPANVAEILNDQQFHDLLAFLLSLRH; this is encoded by the coding sequence ATGCCAACCTCTCCTGATTCATTCAGCCGTCTGACAACTTCTCGCCGCTGGCTGCTGGCACTTGTCGTCCTGCTGATGCAATCGTGGTCCGTTCCTGCACAGGAAAAGAATCCATTCGCTCTGGGAGTCCGGGAGACAGAGCCACTGACGGCCGAGCAGGAATTGACGACCTTCCGTTTGCCTCCGGGATTTCGAGTAGAGTTGGTCGCGTCTGAGCCGCAAATCGCAAAACCCATGAATCTGGCTTTTGATACGCGAGGACGGCTGTGGGTGAGCAGCTCGGAAGAGTATCCATTCGCAGCGAAATCCGACTCCGTTCCGCGGGACACAATCCGGATCCTTGAAGACACAGATGGCGATGGTCGAACAGACAAAGTCACGACGTTTGCAGACAAGCTGAACATTCCGATTGGTTTGTACCCTTACAGAGATGGAGTCATCTGCTTCAGCATTCCAAACATCATGTTTCTGCGTGACACGGATGGAGATGATATTTGCGACGTTCGGGAAGTGCTTTATGGTCCATTCGATACGACTCGTGACACGCACGGTATGAACAACTCTTTCCGTCGCGGATCCGATGGATGGATTTACGCGTGCCATGGATTTAATAATCGGTCAGAAGTCAAAGGACGCGATGGAAACGTCGTTTCAATGTCGTCAGGCAATACCTATCGCTTTCAGCCTGACGGTTCTCGCATTGAGCATTTCACGCATGGCCAGGTCAATCCGTTCGGAATGGCCATCGATCAGTTCGATGATATTCTGACCGCCGACTGCCACACCAAGCCTGTCACTCTGCTGATTCAGGGAGGTTACTACGAGAGTTTTGGAAAGCCGCATGACGGGCTTGGCTATGTTCCCAATGTGATGGAGCATCTGCACGGATCAACTGCCATTGGCGGCATCGCCCTCGGACAGCACACCTCCTTTCCCTCGGAGTTTCAGCGCAGTAGTTTCGGTGGTAACGTGATGACGTCCCGCATTAATCGCAATACGCTGGAACATGTGGGATCGACCGTGAAGGCGATTGAACAGCCGGACCTGATGTCGACCTCTGATCCCTGGTTCCGTCCTGTCGATATGATTGCGGGGCCCGATGGAAGCCTGTACGTCGCCGATTTCTATAACCGCATCATCGGGCACTATGAAGTGGATTTGTATCACCCGGGCCGTGACCGTCACCGGGGCCGAATCTGGAAGATCAGCTATGTCGGCGATGGATCGACGGGCGAAGTGCAATCGACAGACGTGACAAGACTTTCTCCATCAGTGCTTGTTGAACGACTGGCAACGGCCAACTACCAGACCGCTCGCATGATCGCGGACCACATCACAGATGAAATGGGGCTCGATTCAGCAGACAGAAAACAAACCGTCCTCGACCTGAAAAAGGCGCTGAAAGAAACGTCGCCGGTGAAGCGTCAACGGTCGCTGCGCATACTGCAGCGAATGGGGCAACTGAACTTCACAGAGCTGAAAGAGGCTGCCACCGACACTGACGAACTGGTTCGGCTGCATGCATTTCGCGCGCTCAACACGGCCTCGCCGGAAAGCGTGTCCGGGCTTACGGCCATGGCCGTCCAGGACCTGCTTCAGAAAGGCTTTTCCGATTCAAGTCCTCTGGTCCGGCGGGCGGCGGTGATCGCTGCGGCACGCCACACCCGTCGCTCCAGCATTCCGCTATTGCTGAAGCTGTTGGCCAGCATTCCCACGGACGATGTGCACTTGCGACACGCCACACGAATGACGCTCCGAGATCATCTTCGAAATGAAGACTGGTTCCGGGATCTGACGAGCGGACCCCTCACCGATTTCGAGTCGGGCGTCGTAGCGGATCTGTGTCTGGCACTGAAGACTCCTGCTGCCGGTGAATTCATCGCCTCCAACCTTGCCAGCCTTGCAAAATCGAATCCCGGGCAGCTGTCAGAAATGGTGCAATTTGCGGCCGCTTATGTGTCTCCGATATCGGCGGAACTTGTAGCCGAAACTGTGCAAAAAGAATTTCCGGAAAACGAATCGCTACAGCTGAGTCTTCTGACATCCATGGCGGCTGGCCTGCAGCAGCGTGGGATGACAGCCCCCGCGGCGGTGAATCGCTGGGCCGAACATCGGGTGTTGTCGCTACTCGGAATGACCTCCCCCAATGACCTGGAATCACTGCACGTTGTGCAGGCGTTGCCGTGGCAAAACCTGAAACATCCCAGTTTCCCGGACGAACAGGATGCATGGACGGTTTCGTATTCGCGACGGTCATCAGACGGCATGCAGAACACACCGCTCCACAGCAGCTTCGAGAATGGAGAACAGCGGACCGGCATTTACCGTTCTTCGCCATTTGAACTGACGGAGAAACTGAGTTTCTACGTGGCCGGGCACGATGGAATTCCGAGTATGCCATTGAAGGGCAATAACTACATTCGGCTTCGGGATGCAAACACGAATGAGCTGTTTCTGGAGACACCGCCTCGTCGCAATGATGTCGCGCAGCGAGTCGAATGGGAGACGTCAAAGTGGCGGGGCAGGATGGCAGTCGTTGAACTGGTCGACGGGGACAGTTCGGGGGCCTACGCCTGGATGTCGGTCGGTCGTTTTTCTGACGAACGGCTCAATCCTGACCGCGGACCGCAGAAGCGCGAGCAGGCCTGTCAGTTGATCGCACTTTATGAATTGAGATCTCTTGAGCCTGCAATCCAGCACCTGATTCAGCGTGATGGTTTGTCACGAAGTGAAATTCGGGCAATGGCTTCTGCCCTGATTCGTCTCCAACCGGATTCACGTCTGTCAGCCGTATCACTCATTCCTTCGATTGCCGGAACCCCATCCGAAGTGGTTCAGGCCGCGATTGAACTCATCGTTAATCGCCGTGTTGAGGAAGCCAGGGAAGTCCTCGCGCGAGCCGCTGTGTTTGCGACGTCAGCCGAACAGCTTCAAATAGCAGAACAGCTAACTGTGGATCAGCATGGATCCGAGGTGCTGGTGGCACTGATCGAAGCCGGGAAAATGTCGGCCAGGCTACTGACGCGGCCCACGGTTTCTCAACGATTGTTGGTCGCAAACACTGTTTTGCAGGATCGAATCAGGAATCTGACCGCGTCGCTGCCGGATGAGAATGCTGCCATCGAGAAGCTGATCGCGAAACGTCGAAAGGACCATGCTTCAGCTTCGGCGAGTGTCGCTGCGGGAGCAGAAATCTTCCGGAAGAACTGTGCTGTTTGTCATCAGGTTGCCGGTGAAGGCAGAAAAGTGGGTCCCAACCTGGATGGGATCGGAAATCGTGGTCTCGACCGCGTGGTCGAAGACGTTCTTGCTCCCAACCGAAACGTTGATGTTGCTTTTCGCACATCGACCGTTGTCACTGTGGACGGCCGGGCATTGACAGGGCTCGTACGCGAACTGGAAGGCGATCGCCTGAGCATCACAGATAGCCAGGGCCGGGAGACATTGTTACCTGTTTCGGAAGCAGAGGAACGCATTCAATCGGCGTTGTCTCCCATGCCGGCCAACGTTGCAGAGATTCTGAACGACCAGCAGTTTCATGATCTGCTGGCATTCTTGCTGTCTCTGCGACACTGA